The following DNA comes from Blastocatellia bacterium.
GTTTTAGTGGCGATGGAGGCCCAGCCATACAAGCAGGATTTAATGATCTCAAAGATCTAGCTTTTGACAATGATGGGAATTTATTAGTTTTAGAAGAAACTCGTCTACGTCGTATTGATAGCATGGGAATAATTACAACAATTGCTGGAAATGGCTCAAATAAATTTAGTGGTGATGGTGGCCCAGCTAGTGTAGCAGGTTTTGGGACTGCTGTAGATGTGGATGTAGATAACAATAGCAATATTTTTATTACAGAAACAACTAGTGGACGTGTTAGACAAATTAACTCTTCTGGAATTATTAACACTATAGCTGGTAATGGTGTTAAGAATTTCAATAAACGAAATGGTAAATTAGCTACTAAAGTAGGGTTAAATTCTCCTAGATCTGCAATAACTACTAATGATGGTAAGCTTTTTATATTGGATGGAGGGCCACTTATAAAATTAGAGGATGGTAGCAAAAAAGCTTTAGGAGCAATCTCACAAGTTGATTTAAATACAGGTATTATTAGAAATATAGACATTAAACTTAGTAATTTTCCTATCCTGAGTAATGTCAACTTATCAGGAATTTTAAGTTTAGATGGTGTAGGCAATTTATTTTTTATAGGTTCAGAATTTGCTTATCGCCTTAATTTAAGCAGTGGTGAAGCAACTCCGGTTGCTGGTAATAAGAAGTTTAATTTAGTTGGTGATGATATTGCTGCACAATTTGCTTCTATTGGCTCTATTAGGGATATTCTTGTTGCTCCAAATGATGCTGTCTATTTGGCAGATCCTGTCAATGGTTTAGTTAGGAAAATTGATCCAAACACACAAATTATTTCCACTATTCTAGGTAAAGATACTAGTAATACTGTTGATGAAGGTGATGGAGGGCTAGCTATTAACGCTATTGCTGTTCCTGAAGCTTTAGCTATTACTAGTACAAATAAATTATTAATTGCAGATAACCGTTTTGCTGTTAGCAGCCGCATCCGTCAAATTGATCTAAATACAGGCATTATTACTACTATAGCTGGTAAAGGTGGAAAAAAGGATTCTGGCGATAATGCTAATGCCTTACAAGCTAGTATTAGTTCTATCTTTGATATTGCAGTAGATAGCCAAAATAACATTTACATAGTTACATCTACAGGATCTTTACGTAAAATCGATGCAAAAACAAATATTATTACTAGTGTTTCCAGTCAACTTGCTCCATTTACCAAAATAGCTATTGATAAATCAGATAACATTTTACTCGCTGAAGGTAAAGGTATTATCCGAAAACTTGATACAAAAACAGGTAATATAGTTGTTGTTGCTGGTAAGGATTCTAGCGAAATGTCTGGCGATGGTGGGCTGGTGAGCCAAGCAGGGTTAGGTATAGTTAATGGCTTAGACTTTGATTTGGCAGGAAATCTTTTTATTGCAGTAGGAAATAATATTACAGTTTCTGGTGTTTTGTTTGGTGTTAAAGTGCGTCGTATTGATGCTACAACAAATATAATTAATACTGTAGCTGGTAATGGTGAAATCGATATTAAAGGTGATGAAGGGTTAGCTACAAAAGCTGGCCTAGGCTTTGCTTCTAAGATAGCTGTTGATAAAAAAGGTAATTTTTATGTTGTCAAGAATATTGGTTTCTTTGCTTCTGTTAGATTTGTTAAGCTAGCCAATTAGTATATTTTCCTTGAGTGAAACTTAAAACATACCCCTAATAAGGGCATTTTGCCTGCTAGCCTAGAGAATCAAATCTCTAGGCTAAAATTTTTTAAACTCGTTATTGGTAATAAAAAAATGGGCAACCTAAGTGTTTATTAATATAGGGAGGCTATCGACAATTCCAAAGTATCTTGGTAAGATACCATTACATAAGAGCAAGCAAAGATATAGGAAGTTGACACTATGACTGTAGAAGAAATGTTTCAATTACTAATAAACGAAATAAAGGAAATAAAAACAGGCCAAGCCAAGCTAGAGGATAACCAGCTTAAACTAGAAGCTAAAGTTGATGGAGCGATAGCCGATATTGGCAAGCTAGAAACTAAAGTGGATGGAGCGATAGCCGATATTGGCAAGCTAGAAGCTAAAGTGGATGGAGCGATAGCCGATATTGGCAAGCTAGAAGCTAAAGTGGATGGAGCAATAGCAGACATTGGCAAGCTAGAATTGGCAAGCTTGGCAAGCTAGAAGCTAAAGTGGATGGAGCAATAGCAGACATTGGCAAGCTAGAAACTAAAGTGGATGGAGCAATAGCAGACATTGGCAAGCTAGAAACTAAAGTGGATGGAGCGATAGCCGATATTGGCAAGCTAGAAACTAAAGTTGATGGAGCGATAGCCGATATTGGCAAGCTAGAAACTAAAGTTGATGGAGCAATAGCAGACATTGCCCAAATTAAAGAAGATATAGCTGATATTAAATCTGATGTACAATATCTTAAGAATAGTGATGAAATAGACACAATTAGCATAAATGGTGCTTATAATGGTATTAAAGAACTGAACACCAAATTTGATAAGTTTATCATAGAATTTAATCACCAACGTAGATTCACCCAAAAAGCTCTTGGTGATTTGAATAGTGATATTTTATGGTTGGATGAGCGTGTTCAACAATTGGAGCAAGAAAAGAAGGCTAGTTAAGCAAAAATAAGCTCACCAGAACTAATGCTAATCAATATTACTTAGTGTGTGATATTCGCCCTTGGCTTGACACTCCAAGGCTTTGCTGATAAATTTCGATTTTTCAACAAATAATAAAATTTTTAGTGAGTTTTTTATGAAAAAGCGAGACTTGCTTTTTGCTGCGATTTGTATTGCAGTAGTTTCTTTCCTAATAATTCTTTCCATTAAAGGTAAACATCCACAACCTACATTGCTTTCAATTCCACAACATCAAGGCATTAAAGATCTAACACCACGTGAAAGATGTTTAGAATGTCATGACCCTAAAACAGGGCTAAATGAACCAGATAAAAGAATTAAAGCTACTCACCCAGAAAAATGGCAAGATATTAAGTTTTCCTGTATAAAATGCCATAAATTACAAAATGCAGCAGCCGAAGTTAAATAATTTATATTTTAGAGGAGTTTTTATGTCTAAGGAAAAATCCGCAGTACAAACTTATAATAATTATATTAATGGCGAATGGGTGCCATCTAAATCAGGAAATACATTTGATAATATTAACCCTGCTGACACCCGCGAATTAATTGGACGTTTTCAAGATTCTAACCAAGAAGATGTTGATATGGCTGTTGCTGCCGCTAAAGAAGCGGCAAACTCTTGGCGACTCACTCCAGCACCACGACGGGCCGAAATACTTTTTAAGGCTGGACAACTTTTATTAGAACGTAAAGAAGCTTATTCCCGCGAAATGACCCGCGAAATGGGCAAAGTGCTAAAAGAAACTCGTGGCGATGTTCAAGAAGCTATTGATATGTCTTTTTATATGGGTGGCGAAGGTCGTCGGCTTTATGGTCAAACTACTCCGGCTGAAATGCCTAATAAATTTGCTATGTCCATTCGTCAACCTGTAGGAATTTGCGCGATGATTACACCTTGGAATTTTCCTATGGCAATACCTAGCTGGAAACTAATGGCTGCTTTAGTTTGTGGTAACACTACTGTGATTAAACCTGCTACTTATACTCCGCTTTCTAGTGTTAATTTAGTGCAAACCTTAGCCGATGCAGGATTGCCAAAAGGCGTAGTTAATTTAGTTAATGGTGGTGGTCGTGCTGTTGGCGAGCCTTTAATGAAACACAAAGATGTGCGTCTAATTTCTTTTACTGGTTCTGTAGAAGTCGGTCGGGTTGTATCCGAAGCCGCTGCACCAGACTTTAAGCATTGTCATTTAGAAATGGGCGGCAAAAATGTCATTATAGTTTTAGATGATGCAAATGTTGATTTAGCGGTTGAAGGCGCGATTTGGGGCGGCTTTGGAACTACTGGACAACGTTGCACTGCTGCAAGTCGTGTGGTTGTACATAAAAAAGTCTATAAAGAATTTATAGAAAAATTTGCTGCTCGCGCTCGCACATTAAAAGTTGGCAATGGGCTAGATGAATCTGTAGAAGTCGGCCCGTCTTGCAATGAAAATCAAATGAATACAGTGTTGAAATATATTGAAATTGGCAAAAACGAAGATAAAGCTACATTGGTTGTAGGTGGAAATAGATTAACCGGCGAAGACCATAAATATGGTTATTTTGTTGAGCCTACTATTTTTGGTGATGTTGATGCTAAAATGCGTGTTGCACAAGAAGAAATCTTTGGCCCAGTTGTTTCTGTAATTCCTTGTGATTCATTAGAACATGCAATTGAAATCGGCAATGGTGTAGAATTTGGCTTATCTGCTGCAATTTATACCCAAGATGTTAACCGAGCCTTTATTGCAATGCGCGATATGTACACAGGAATTTTCTATGTCAATTCTTCTACTATTGGCGCAGAAGTTCACTTGCCTTTTGGCGGTACAAAGAATACTGGTAATGGTCATCGTGAAGCTGGCACGGCTGCTTTAGACCTGTTTTCAGAATGGAAGTCAATTTATATTGATTACAGTGGCAAATTACAAAAAGCGCAAATCGATGATTGGCAAAATTAATTTTTAAGTTAGGAGTTTAAGTACAATGATTAAAGCTGCAACACGTACAAGAAATTTTACTTACGCCATCCGTAATATTGTTGGCGAAGCTAAAAAAATAGAAGCCGAAGGTCGTCAAGTTCTTTATCTTAATGTTGGTGATCCGGTTCCTTATGGCTTTAGCACACCTCCACATCTAGTTGAAGCTGTAGAAAAAGCTTTGCGAGATGGAAATAATGGTTATGGCCCTTCGCCAGGTATTCCATCAGCCCGCGAAGCTGTAGCCCGTGAAGCAGTCAGACGAGGAGTTAAAATGTCTCCAGATGATGTAATTATCACCTCTGGAGCATCCGAAGCAGCAGACATTGTACTTAGCTCAATGCTTGAAGCAGGCGACGAAGTTTTAGTACCTTCTCCCGGCTATCCACTTTATACAGCAATACTTGCCAAACTTGGAGCAAAAGAAGTCTCTTATAAACTTGACCCTAAAAATGATTGGCAACCAGTTATTGACGATATAAAAGCCTTAATCACTAACAAAACCCGTGCAATTGTAATTATTAATCCAAACAACCCAACAGGCGCAGTTTATAACAAAGAAAATCTTTTAGAAGTGCTTAATGTAGCTAATCAAGCAGGTTTGCTTATCCTAGCAGACGAAGTTTATTGGCGTATGACTTATGAGGAACAAGCCCCGCCAATTGCTAGCCTAGTTGATGAAAGCGTTCCTGTAATTACTTTTGAAAGTATGTCCAAGATTTATTTAGCTCCAGGTTGGCGAGTTGGTTGGATGAAAATTTCCAATCCTCATTTAATGACTGACTTAAGAGTTGGAATTAACAAAATGGCTGATGCTCGCCTTTGTAGCGCACGACCTCCACAACATGCCGTCGCTGCGGCTTTAGAC
Coding sequences within:
- a CDS encoding aminotransferase class I/II-fold pyridoxal phosphate-dependent enzyme produces the protein MIKAATRTRNFTYAIRNIVGEAKKIEAEGRQVLYLNVGDPVPYGFSTPPHLVEAVEKALRDGNNGYGPSPGIPSAREAVAREAVRRGVKMSPDDVIITSGASEAADIVLSSMLEAGDEVLVPSPGYPLYTAILAKLGAKEVSYKLDPKNDWQPVIDDIKALITNKTRAIVIINPNNPTGAVYNKENLLEVLNVANQAGLLILADEVYWRMTYEEQAPPIASLVDESVPVITFESMSKIYLAPGWRVGWMKISNPHLMTDLRVGINKMADARLCSARPPQHAVAAALDGDHAYLDDVMARFRARRDLSCQRINAIEGMNCTIPKGAFYLMAQMENLGDATDEQFVLSLLRETGVLFVHGSGFGMDPKDGYFRIVYLPELDVLNTVYDRVAEFVHNWQHRRKGAVG
- a CDS encoding aldehyde dehydrogenase family protein yields the protein MSKEKSAVQTYNNYINGEWVPSKSGNTFDNINPADTRELIGRFQDSNQEDVDMAVAAAKEAANSWRLTPAPRRAEILFKAGQLLLERKEAYSREMTREMGKVLKETRGDVQEAIDMSFYMGGEGRRLYGQTTPAEMPNKFAMSIRQPVGICAMITPWNFPMAIPSWKLMAALVCGNTTVIKPATYTPLSSVNLVQTLADAGLPKGVVNLVNGGGRAVGEPLMKHKDVRLISFTGSVEVGRVVSEAAAPDFKHCHLEMGGKNVIIVLDDANVDLAVEGAIWGGFGTTGQRCTAASRVVVHKKVYKEFIEKFAARARTLKVGNGLDESVEVGPSCNENQMNTVLKYIEIGKNEDKATLVVGGNRLTGEDHKYGYFVEPTIFGDVDAKMRVAQEEIFGPVVSVIPCDSLEHAIEIGNGVEFGLSAAIYTQDVNRAFIAMRDMYTGIFYVNSSTIGAEVHLPFGGTKNTGNGHREAGTAALDLFSEWKSIYIDYSGKLQKAQIDDWQN